From the genome of Deltaproteobacteria bacterium, one region includes:
- a CDS encoding UDP-glucose/GDP-mannose dehydrogenase family protein, with product MNICVIGTGYVGLVAGTCFADSGNDVVCVDIDAGKIEKLNRGKIPIYEPGLEELVKRNVKEGRLKFTTDLSYAVKNSIICFIAVGTPSGEDGSADLKHVLNAARGIGKAMDGYRVIVDKSTVPVGTADEVRAVIQDEIGKRGKDYKFDVVSNPEFLKEGAAIDDFMKPDRVVIGTESEKAKEAMRELYGPFVRTGKPILFMDIRSAEVTKYAANAMLATKISFINEMANLCRLAGADIDNVRKGIGTDSRIGFEFLFPGVGYGGSCFPKDVQAIIRTAGEYGYDMKILKSVEEVNNRQKGIIVEKILEHFKIGANNKSQAKPLSGKVIGVWGLSFKPRTDDMREAPSITIINKLLEAGAKIKAHDPEAMYEARKVFGNRIEYIQDNYEVVRDVEALAVITEWNEFRRPNFEKMKGLMKTPVIFDGRNIYDPKEMRNMGFTYYGIGRV from the coding sequence TTGAATATCTGTGTTATTGGGACAGGCTATGTCGGTCTTGTTGCCGGCACATGTTTTGCCGACAGTGGAAATGACGTCGTCTGTGTAGATATAGATGCGGGGAAGATAGAAAAACTTAATAGAGGAAAGATACCTATTTACGAGCCAGGTCTGGAAGAGCTTGTGAAAAGAAATGTAAAAGAAGGAAGACTTAAGTTTACAACAGACTTGTCTTATGCCGTAAAGAATTCTATTATTTGTTTTATTGCAGTTGGAACGCCATCCGGCGAAGACGGCTCTGCGGATTTGAAACATGTCCTGAATGCGGCAAGGGGAATAGGCAAGGCGATGGATGGCTACAGAGTCATAGTTGATAAGAGCACAGTGCCTGTAGGAACTGCTGACGAAGTCAGGGCAGTAATACAAGATGAGATAGGCAAGCGGGGCAAAGACTATAAATTTGATGTTGTTTCAAACCCTGAGTTTTTGAAAGAAGGGGCTGCTATTGATGACTTTATGAAACCTGACAGGGTTGTAATTGGGACAGAAAGCGAAAAGGCTAAAGAGGCAATGAGAGAGTTGTATGGGCCGTTTGTAAGGACAGGCAAGCCCATACTTTTTATGGATATAAGGAGCGCTGAGGTAACAAAATACGCTGCTAATGCCATGCTTGCCACAAAGATATCGTTTATAAATGAGATGGCAAATCTGTGCAGACTGGCAGGCGCTGATATAGATAATGTAAGAAAAGGGATAGGGACAGACTCAAGGATAGGTTTTGAGTTTTTATTCCCTGGTGTAGGATACGGCGGTTCATGTTTTCCCAAGGATGTTCAGGCAATTATAAGAACCGCGGGTGAATACGGCTATGATATGAAGATACTAAAATCTGTTGAAGAGGTTAACAATAGACAGAAAGGCATAATTGTTGAGAAGATACTGGAACATTTCAAGATAGGCGCTAATAATAAATCACAGGCAAAGCCTCTCTCAGGAAAGGTCATTGGGGTATGGGGGTTGTCATTCAAGCCGAGAACCGATGATATGAGGGAGGCGCCCTCCATAACAATAATAAATAAGCTACTTGAGGCAGGCGCAAAGATAAAGGCACATGACCCCGAGGCAATGTATGAGGCGAGAAAGGTCTTTGGCAACAGGATTGAATATATTCAAGACAACTATGAGGTTGTGAGGGATGTTGAAGCCCTTGCAGTTATTACAGAATGGAATGAGTTCAGAAGACCCAACTTTGAGAAGATGAAGGGGCTTATGAAGACGCCTGTAATATTTGACGGCAGAAATATATATGACCCTAAAGAGATGAGGAATATGGGTTTTACATATTATGGAATAGGTAGGGTGTAA
- a CDS encoding undecaprenyl-phosphate glucose phosphotransferase: MLKKHSQFFESLLFIADIAIIVASWLLSYYLRFHTAFIPIDKGIPPLRIYILLIIPIILIWGFVFKSFGLYRPRRIASHLSELFDITKACAVSILVLIAVTFVYRQYEFSRLVFLFFGAINVVALSIERWIFREALRYLRKKGHNLRYALIVGTGDMSKEILKRIDTHPEIGLKVVGLLSTNKDQVGANVHGIEVLGVYDEVGRFVKEKGIDHVIIALAWEEHGKVIDVLKNIGEEMVDIQVIPDIYEFATIRGGIEEFDGLPIISLQDSPLYGWNMVIKRAADIAFSIIAITLTAPLVVLIAITIKLTSHGPVFYRQERMGLDGKIFQMLKFRSMWVDAEKESGAVWAKEDDPRRTWLGAFLRKTSIDELPQFFNVLKGDMSIVGPRPERPVFIEEFRKNIPKYMLRHKMKAGITGWAQVNGWRGDTDLKKRIEYDLYYIENWSFWFDLKIMWLTIWKGLINKNAY; this comes from the coding sequence TTGTTAAAAAAACACAGCCAGTTTTTTGAGAGCCTGTTATTTATTGCAGACATAGCCATAATAGTGGCTTCATGGCTGCTCTCCTATTATCTGCGGTTTCATACCGCTTTTATACCTATTGATAAAGGCATACCTCCGTTAAGAATCTATATCCTTCTTATAATCCCCATAATCCTTATATGGGGGTTTGTATTCAAATCGTTTGGTCTTTATAGACCCAGGAGGATAGCCTCTCATCTGTCAGAGCTATTTGATATAACAAAGGCATGCGCAGTTTCTATCCTTGTCCTTATTGCAGTAACCTTTGTTTACCGTCAGTATGAATTTTCCAGATTGGTGTTTCTATTTTTCGGCGCCATTAATGTTGTTGCATTAAGCATTGAGAGATGGATTTTCAGAGAGGCTCTCCGGTATTTGAGGAAGAAAGGACATAATCTCCGGTATGCGCTCATTGTTGGAACCGGGGATATGAGCAAAGAAATATTAAAACGTATTGATACCCATCCGGAGATTGGATTGAAGGTTGTTGGTCTTTTGTCAACAAACAAAGATCAGGTGGGGGCCAATGTGCACGGGATAGAGGTTTTAGGCGTTTATGACGAAGTTGGCAGGTTTGTAAAGGAAAAAGGCATTGATCATGTAATTATTGCATTGGCATGGGAAGAGCACGGCAAGGTAATTGATGTTCTGAAGAATATCGGCGAAGAAATGGTTGATATACAGGTTATACCGGATATCTATGAATTTGCAACAATAAGAGGAGGCATTGAAGAGTTTGACGGCCTTCCCATAATAAGCCTCCAGGATTCCCCATTGTATGGATGGAATATGGTTATAAAAAGGGCTGCCGATATAGCTTTTTCTATCATTGCAATAACCCTGACAGCGCCGCTCGTGGTTTTGATAGCTATTACAATTAAGCTTACTTCCCATGGTCCTGTATTCTATAGACAGGAAAGGATGGGGCTTGATGGCAAGATATTCCAGATGCTGAAATTTCGTTCTATGTGGGTAGATGCAGAAAAAGAGAGCGGCGCTGTATGGGCAAAGGAAGATGACCCCAGAAGAACTTGGCTGGGTGCTTTTTTAAGAAAGACAAGCATTGATGAACTCCCACAGTTTTTTAATGTATTAAAAGGCGATATGAGTATCGTTGGGCCAAGACCGGAACGACCTGTATTTATAGAAGAGTTTAGAAAGAATATTCCTAAATATATGTTGCGGCATAAGATGAAGGCAGGGATAACAGGCTGGGCGCAGGTAAACGGATGGCGGGGGGATACAGACCTGAAAAAGAGGATAGAATACGACCTCTATTATATTGAAAATTGGTCATTCTGGTTTGACTTGAAGATTATGTGGTTGACGATATGGAAGGGGCTTATAAATAAAAATGCCTATTGA
- a CDS encoding glycosyltransferase family 9 protein has translation MKERGNFWMRFFDRYAGIPILCFLSLVKKARKTGQEINSILVIKVGTIGDTLLLAPVLKAIKNMHPKTLLTVIGSKNNYEVLCRCSFIDSLKILEVSKVVKEPSYFFRFMKDVNSKEYDVVIDFESWPRLSAIVAFFVKTGHKIGFKTKGQFKHIVFDAAVPHDPCRHEIDNYMSLANAIGVSVSDYKIEFPIPDSEKAFVEDLLEKEGISNLILFHPWSSGYKGHLKEWGAENFIRLAGLLAKDGYTVGITGTNDNQAAAEYIVNACSGKVVSFCGRFTLGQTAYLITKSRLLITINTGIMHLGAALNHPMIALHGPAGVTRWGPVGSSNAHNIESNFACAPCLNLGSEYKCRNGGCMDAIKVEAVLRKAHEILKYKEGLSC, from the coding sequence GTGAAAGAGCGCGGTAATTTCTGGATGAGGTTTTTTGACCGTTATGCAGGCATACCCATCCTCTGTTTTTTGTCTTTGGTGAAGAAGGCTCGCAAAACAGGGCAGGAGATAAACAGTATTCTTGTTATCAAGGTCGGCACCATTGGCGATACTTTGTTGTTGGCTCCGGTTTTAAAGGCTATAAAAAATATGCATCCAAAAACTTTGCTAACTGTAATTGGCAGCAAAAATAATTATGAGGTTTTATGCCGCTGTTCTTTTATAGACAGCCTGAAAATATTGGAGGTCTCTAAAGTTGTTAAAGAGCCGTCTTATTTTTTTAGATTTATGAAAGATGTAAACAGCAAGGAGTATGATGTTGTAATAGATTTTGAATCGTGGCCACGTCTTAGCGCTATAGTGGCGTTTTTTGTTAAAACAGGTCATAAAATAGGTTTTAAGACAAAAGGGCAGTTCAAACATATAGTATTTGACGCCGCTGTGCCGCATGATCCATGCCGCCATGAAATAGATAATTATATGTCTCTGGCCAATGCGATTGGTGTTTCGGTATCTGACTATAAAATAGAATTTCCGATACCTGATTCAGAGAAGGCCTTTGTTGAAGATTTATTAGAGAAAGAGGGGATTAGTAATCTTATACTGTTTCATCCATGGAGTTCAGGGTATAAGGGGCATCTCAAAGAGTGGGGCGCGGAAAACTTTATAAGACTGGCCGGACTTCTTGCAAAGGACGGTTATACTGTTGGCATTACAGGCACAAATGATAATCAAGCCGCCGCGGAATATATTGTCAATGCCTGCTCCGGAAAGGTTGTTTCGTTTTGCGGCAGATTTACGCTTGGACAAACTGCTTATCTGATAACTAAAAGCCGATTGCTGATTACCATCAATACCGGCATTATGCATCTTGGGGCAGCCCTAAATCATCCTATGATAGCTTTACATGGTCCTGCTGGGGTGACTAGGTGGGGACCTGTTGGTTCATCCAATGCCCATAATATAGAAAGTAATTTTGCATGCGCCCCATGTTTGAATTTAGGCTCTGAGTATAAATGCAGGAATGGCGGGTGTATGGATGCTATAAAGGTTGAGGCTGTATTGAGAAAAGCTCACGAAATCTTAAAATATAAAGAGGGGCTGTCTTGTTAA
- the waaF gene encoding lipopolysaccharide heptosyltransferase II yields the protein MGFNKVLIIKLGAIGDLLMTTPAVRALKKAYPTSHVSLLVGKSSKMAVNGNPYIDEFIECDDYIIYKGTLLQKLKYILSLILKIKRKKYDVVFVFHRDWRFNLFAFLCGIPERVGFDRNGEGRFLTKKVRISGIKHNIDQYLEIIKAIGIRDDGKGMDFIISNEAEKAVDKILTKKGLKNGDIKIGVLAGGASNIKTEMPIKRWPVEDYAELSRKIVADGYKVILLGAESDKFNSEIILRNIINGVIDLTGRTTLEETAAVMKRCKVIVTHDSGPMHLASAMQVPVISIFGPTDPRGYYPLNSGGHYFWNAENIECAPCYEDGRFPDCNDPICIKAVTVEQVYEKLKDIIDARGR from the coding sequence ATGGGATTCAATAAAGTCTTAATCATAAAACTCGGCGCCATAGGAGATTTGCTTATGACAACCCCGGCTGTCAGGGCTCTAAAAAAAGCCTATCCGACCTCGCATGTTTCTCTCTTGGTAGGTAAATCTTCAAAAATGGCGGTGAATGGCAATCCGTATATAGATGAGTTTATAGAATGCGACGATTATATAATTTATAAAGGGACATTGTTGCAAAAGTTAAAATACATTCTCTCTTTGATCTTGAAAATTAAGCGGAAAAAATATGATGTTGTGTTTGTTTTTCACAGAGATTGGCGTTTCAATCTTTTTGCCTTTTTATGTGGAATACCTGAAAGGGTTGGGTTTGACAGGAATGGCGAAGGGAGATTTCTAACAAAGAAGGTAAGGATTAGCGGCATTAAGCATAATATAGACCAGTACTTAGAGATTATTAAGGCCATTGGCATACGAGATGATGGCAAGGGCATGGATTTTATAATAAGTAATGAAGCGGAAAAGGCTGTAGACAAGATTTTAACAAAGAAAGGGTTAAAAAATGGTGATATTAAGATAGGTGTTTTAGCGGGCGGCGCCAGCAATATAAAAACCGAAATGCCTATAAAGAGATGGCCTGTTGAGGATTATGCCGAACTGTCAAGGAAGATTGTTGCCGACGGTTATAAGGTTATACTCTTGGGCGCTGAGAGTGATAAATTTAATAGTGAGATAATTTTAAGAAATATTATAAACGGTGTCATTGACCTGACCGGTAGGACTACTTTAGAAGAAACAGCCGCTGTTATGAAAAGGTGTAAAGTAATTGTTACACATGACAGCGGTCCCATGCATCTTGCAAGCGCTATGCAGGTGCCTGTAATTTCTATCTTTGGCCCCACTGATCCAAGAGGATATTACCCATTGAACAGCGGCGGCCATTATTTCTGGAATGCGGAGAATATTGAATGTGCGCCATGTTATGAAGATGGGAGATTTCCTGACTGCAATGACCCAATCTGTATTAAGGCTGTGACTGTTGAGCAGGTTTATGAGAAGTTGAAAGATATTATTGATGCTAGGGGGCGCTGA
- a CDS encoding glycosyltransferase family 9 protein, with product MKIYVYKSRLLKGIIAVFDAVGYFLKWTLSIFKKRNARQIERILILKLDHAGDVLLATPAIKSIRNGFPQAHITLVVGPWSKGIVEGEKYIDEIICYRAYWRDRNHDRHFNIRESLQFIRALRRGRYDLFFDLRGDLFVIIIAALSGIPRRVGFGWEGGGFLLTDEVNTTINKHQAEILLDAARAIGIRPVAAEIAITISEDDKKYAYALLKKNNWHESLLTIGLHIGSGCPSKMWAVERYAGLMERIVEHFKAQIVLVGGADDRAVTEQAEGLLHFKPVNMVGNLTFKQTAAVIKRCSLFIGNDSAPVHIAAAVGVPGIVLFSAANDWQRWRPYGNDVDVICKDVKCKGCEKAACDNMECMNLITVDEVFDLVLKKIKIVEAEERLDGIQ from the coding sequence GTGAAAATATATGTATATAAGAGCAGGCTGTTAAAGGGCATAATTGCCGTTTTTGACGCTGTTGGTTATTTTCTTAAATGGACGTTATCCATTTTTAAAAAGAGAAATGCAAGACAGATAGAACGGATTTTAATCCTTAAACTGGATCATGCCGGAGATGTTTTGCTGGCTACTCCTGCCATAAAGTCTATCCGAAATGGTTTCCCGCAGGCGCATATTACGCTTGTTGTCGGCCCGTGGTCAAAGGGCATTGTTGAAGGAGAAAAATATATTGATGAGATAATATGTTATAGGGCGTATTGGCGCGACAGAAATCACGACAGACATTTCAATATCCGGGAGAGCCTTCAGTTCATAAGGGCATTACGAAGGGGCAGGTATGATCTGTTTTTTGATCTGCGGGGAGACCTGTTTGTAATCATCATTGCCGCCTTGAGCGGTATTCCGAGAAGGGTCGGCTTTGGGTGGGAAGGGGGAGGATTTCTTCTGACCGATGAGGTCAATACAACGATCAATAAGCATCAGGCGGAAATTCTCTTGGATGCGGCAAGGGCTATAGGGATAAGACCTGTTGCTGCGGAAATTGCCATAACAATATCGGAAGACGATAAGAAATATGCCTATGCCCTGCTCAAGAAAAATAACTGGCATGAATCTTTGTTGACTATTGGATTGCACATCGGCAGTGGCTGTCCTTCCAAGATGTGGGCTGTAGAAAGATATGCCGGCCTGATGGAAAGGATTGTTGAGCATTTTAAGGCGCAAATAGTGCTTGTCGGCGGAGCGGATGACAGGGCAGTAACCGAACAAGCGGAAGGGCTTTTACATTTCAAACCGGTCAACATGGTTGGTAATCTGACATTTAAACAAACCGCCGCAGTGATAAAAAGGTGTTCACTGTTTATCGGCAACGATTCTGCCCCTGTTCATATTGCTGCTGCGGTTGGAGTCCCTGGTATTGTCTTGTTCAGCGCAGCCAATGACTGGCAGAGATGGAGGCCTTACGGCAATGATGTTGACGTGATATGTAAAGATGTTAAGTGCAAGGGCTGCGAGAAGGCTGCCTGTGATAATATGGAGTGCATGAACCTGATTACCGTTGATGAGGTCTTTGATTTGGTTTTGAAGAAGATTAAAATCGTTGAAGCGGAAGAGAGATTGGATGGGATTCAATAA
- a CDS encoding methyltransferase domain-containing protein, with protein sequence MRVLDIGCGKNKINGAIGLDIHKTPATDAICDLDRFPYPFQTNIFDKIYLMDVLEHLQDIKGVMEEVHRIAKPDALVFIRVPHFSSTHAYGDFTHRHFFNTESFNYFTADFPQYDFYSAARFDKIKVRLNFWKFHRINGVSCLANRFPLFYEKYLAFIFPAMNIEVSLKVIK encoded by the coding sequence ATGAGAGTTTTAGATATAGGCTGCGGCAAAAATAAGATAAATGGCGCTATAGGGCTTGACATTCACAAGACGCCTGCAACAGATGCCATCTGTGATTTGGATAGGTTCCCTTATCCATTCCAAACCAATATCTTTGATAAAATTTATCTTATGGATGTGCTGGAGCATCTTCAGGATATAAAGGGGGTAATGGAGGAGGTCCACCGCATTGCAAAACCTGATGCATTGGTATTTATAAGAGTCCCTCATTTCAGCAGCACCCATGCCTACGGTGACTTCACACACAGACACTTTTTCAATACCGAATCATTTAATTATTTTACGGCAGATTTTCCGCAGTATGATTTTTACAGCGCAGCCAGATTTGATAAGATAAAAGTCAGGCTCAATTTCTGGAAATTTCATAGGATAAACGGAGTTTCTTGTCTTGCCAATAGATTCCCGCTTTTTTATGAAAAATATTTAGCCTTTATATTTCCGGCAATGAATATTGAGGTTAGTCTAAAAGTTATAAAGTGA